From Granulicella cerasi, a single genomic window includes:
- the lon gene encoding endopeptidase La, with amino-acid sequence MANEERDILTGAQRKLPMMPIREMVIFPHMMTPFVVGRESSVRALEEALNGDRRIFLATQHDASVDEPTADDIYRVGVIGNIVQSVRMPDGNIKVLVEGVERAEATNVNDEDGFFVATVRTSKAELPATPATEQLVARVHQLYEQYGKLQQSLNQEATAALRNDEPAKLADTIAANLPMSIEEKQQLLEVFDPEQRLSRIADTLDIAIEKLNMDRTIQGRVKRQMERAQKEYYLNEKIKAIQKELGRGERSEFDELKKKIDEAGMPKDVHEKATQELKKLEAMPPMSAESTVSRNYLDWLLAVPWKKKSKEIRSIENAETVLNEDHYGLEKIKDRILEFLAVRQLVKNPKGSILCFVGPPGVGKTSLGMSIAKATGRKFVRMSLGGVRDEAEIRGHRRTYIGALPGQIIQSMKKAGTKNPVIMLDEIDKLASDFRGDPASALLEVLDPEQNSTFQDHYLDVEYDLSQVLFVATANVLHTIPGPLQDRMEILRLTGYTEVEKLEIAKQYLVKKSIEGNGLSDKQIVFTDDALRDTIRYYTREAGVRNLEREIGNVCRKVARQVVNDAKAFVEVTPEKLADLLGTAKYRDSQVHEKNEVGLVTGLAWTELGGSILQTEVQVLDGKGKMTPTGQLGDVMQESAQAALTWIRSRAHHLGLPEDFYRNIDIHLHVPEGAIPKDGPSAGITMATALASALTKIPVRRDIAMTGEITLRGKVLPIGGLKEKLLAAHRAGIFEAIMPADNKRDFNDLPELIRTSMKLHFVESMDEVLEIALAGKLPKLEEETPQALEQMLPPQQRDGVPSSARQ; translated from the coding sequence ATGGCAAACGAAGAACGCGACATCCTTACCGGCGCGCAGCGCAAACTCCCGATGATGCCCATCCGCGAGATGGTGATCTTCCCGCACATGATGACGCCTTTTGTGGTCGGACGCGAGTCCAGTGTGCGTGCACTCGAAGAAGCTTTGAACGGCGACCGCCGCATCTTCCTCGCGACGCAGCATGACGCGTCCGTGGACGAGCCGACCGCAGACGACATCTATCGCGTTGGCGTCATCGGCAACATCGTGCAGTCGGTCCGCATGCCCGATGGCAACATCAAGGTGCTCGTCGAAGGCGTCGAGCGCGCTGAAGCTACGAACGTCAATGACGAGGACGGTTTCTTTGTCGCGACGGTTCGCACCTCGAAGGCAGAACTGCCTGCAACGCCCGCGACCGAACAGCTCGTGGCGCGCGTGCATCAGCTCTATGAGCAGTACGGCAAGCTGCAGCAGTCGTTGAACCAGGAAGCCACCGCTGCCCTGCGCAACGATGAGCCTGCGAAGCTCGCTGACACGATCGCGGCAAACCTGCCGATGTCGATCGAAGAGAAGCAGCAGCTGCTCGAGGTCTTCGACCCCGAACAGCGTCTCTCGCGCATCGCCGACACGCTCGACATCGCCATCGAGAAGCTGAACATGGACCGCACCATCCAGGGCCGCGTGAAGCGCCAGATGGAGCGCGCACAGAAGGAGTATTACCTCAACGAAAAGATCAAGGCCATCCAGAAGGAGCTTGGTCGCGGGGAGCGCTCGGAGTTCGACGAGCTGAAGAAGAAGATCGACGAAGCGGGCATGCCGAAGGACGTGCACGAGAAGGCTACGCAGGAGCTGAAGAAGCTCGAAGCGATGCCGCCGATGTCCGCTGAATCCACGGTCAGCCGCAACTACCTCGACTGGCTGCTCGCCGTGCCGTGGAAGAAGAAGTCCAAGGAAATTCGTTCGATCGAGAACGCCGAAACGGTGCTCAACGAAGACCACTATGGCCTGGAGAAGATCAAGGACCGCATCCTTGAGTTCCTCGCCGTGCGTCAGCTTGTGAAGAACCCGAAGGGTTCGATCCTCTGCTTCGTCGGACCTCCGGGCGTGGGTAAAACCTCGCTCGGCATGAGCATTGCAAAGGCCACCGGCCGCAAGTTCGTGCGTATGTCGCTGGGCGGTGTGCGTGATGAAGCTGAGATTCGCGGCCACCGCCGGACGTACATTGGAGCCCTGCCCGGCCAGATCATCCAGAGCATGAAGAAGGCCGGCACGAAGAACCCGGTCATCATGCTGGACGAGATCGACAAGCTCGCTTCGGACTTCCGCGGCGACCCCGCCAGCGCGTTGCTCGAAGTGCTCGATCCCGAGCAGAATTCGACCTTCCAGGACCACTACCTCGATGTCGAGTACGACCTTTCGCAGGTGCTCTTCGTCGCAACGGCCAATGTCCTGCACACGATCCCCGGCCCCCTGCAGGACCGCATGGAGATCCTGCGCCTCACCGGCTACACCGAGGTGGAGAAGCTCGAGATCGCCAAGCAGTATCTGGTGAAGAAGTCCATCGAGGGCAACGGTCTCAGCGACAAGCAGATCGTCTTCACCGACGATGCGTTGCGCGACACGATCCGCTACTACACGCGCGAAGCCGGCGTGCGTAATCTCGAACGCGAGATTGGCAACGTCTGCCGCAAGGTGGCGCGTCAGGTCGTGAACGATGCGAAGGCCTTCGTTGAAGTCACGCCAGAGAAGCTTGCCGATCTGCTCGGCACGGCGAAGTATCGCGATTCCCAGGTGCATGAGAAGAACGAGGTCGGCCTCGTCACAGGTCTTGCCTGGACGGAACTCGGCGGCTCGATTCTGCAGACGGAAGTACAGGTTCTCGACGGCAAGGGCAAGATGACGCCCACCGGTCAGCTTGGTGACGTCATGCAGGAATCTGCGCAGGCTGCGCTCACGTGGATTCGCTCACGCGCGCATCACCTCGGCCTGCCCGAGGACTTCTACCGCAACATCGACATTCACCTGCACGTTCCCGAGGGTGCAATCCCCAAGGACGGCCCCTCGGCGGGCATCACGATGGCCACAGCGCTTGCTTCTGCGTTGACGAAGATCCCCGTGCGTCGCGACATTGCGATGACCGGAGAGATTACGCTGCGCGGCAAGGTGTTGCCGATCGGTGGCCTGAAGGAGAAGCTCCTCGCAGCACATCGCGCAGGCATCTTCGAAGCGATCATGCCTGCGGACAATAAGCGCGACTTCAACGATCTGCCGGAGCTGATCCGCACCTCGATGAAGCTCCACTTTGTCGAGAGCATGGATGAGGTCCTCGAGATCGCGCTTGCGGGAAAACTGCCAAAGCTGGAGGAAGAAACGCCTCAAGCGTTGGAGCAGATGCTTCCGCCGCAACAGCGTGATGGGGTTCCTTCCAGCGCGCGTCAGTAG
- a CDS encoding lmo0937 family membrane protein produces MFLLLALILVILWAGGFFVMHVSSLFIHLLIIFAVISLIFHLLGGRKS; encoded by the coding sequence ATGTTTCTTCTACTCGCACTGATCCTCGTCATCCTCTGGGCAGGCGGCTTTTTCGTCATGCACGTCAGCAGCTTGTTCATCCATCTGCTGATCATCTTCGCGGTGATTTCGCTCATCTTCCACCTGCTTGGTGGACGCAAGAGCTAA
- a CDS encoding DUF3309 domain-containing protein, whose amino-acid sequence MLILLIVLVLLLFGSFPVFPYSRNWGYRGSGVLGTVVLIVVLVWLAQNVF is encoded by the coding sequence ATGTTGATTCTTCTGATTGTGCTGGTTCTACTGCTGTTCGGTTCCTTCCCTGTGTTCCCTTACTCGCGCAACTGGGGCTATCGCGGCAGCGGGGTGTTGGGTACCGTGGTGTTGATCGTGGTTCTTGTGTGGTTGGCGCAGAACGTCTTTTAG
- a CDS encoding pyridoxal phosphate-dependent aminotransferase gives MSTNSKLFLSDLAPHTVQSEIRAMSVACTAVNGINMAQGVCDTDPPHPVVEAAIQAIREGQNIYTRLDGIAPLREAIAAKMLQWNRMTVDPDREVLVTSGATGALHAALLALLNPGDECLVLEPFYGYHVATLRSQRVVPVIVPLDAPLFELDHERLEAAITPRTRAIILNTPSNPSGKVFTLAELEWMADFAQRHDLFVFTDEMYEYFIYDGAQHQSLAALPGMAERTITISGFSKTFSVTGWRLGYLTADARWLGAIGYFHDLTYVCAPSPLQHGAAAGLLSLPQSFYQGLAAEYQEKRDRVCSVLRQVGLTPITPAGAYYILADASQLAGEDARAKARTLLAETGVATVAGSAFFGQDGDGRNRGEALLRFCFAKKQTELEDACVRLLQWKSER, from the coding sequence ATGTCCACTAACTCCAAGCTCTTCCTCAGCGACCTCGCTCCGCATACCGTGCAGTCTGAAATCCGTGCCATGTCCGTGGCTTGTACCGCGGTGAATGGCATCAACATGGCGCAGGGCGTCTGCGACACCGATCCTCCACACCCGGTGGTGGAAGCGGCAATTCAAGCCATCCGCGAGGGCCAGAATATCTACACGCGCCTCGATGGCATCGCGCCACTGCGAGAAGCGATTGCGGCGAAGATGCTGCAGTGGAACCGGATGACCGTGGATCCGGACCGCGAGGTGCTCGTAACAAGTGGCGCCACCGGCGCTCTTCACGCTGCGCTGCTGGCCTTGCTCAACCCCGGCGATGAGTGTCTTGTACTTGAGCCGTTCTATGGCTATCACGTGGCGACGCTTCGCTCGCAGCGCGTTGTCCCGGTCATCGTTCCGTTGGACGCACCGCTCTTTGAGCTCGATCACGAGCGCCTGGAAGCTGCCATCACGCCGCGCACGCGCGCAATCATCCTGAACACGCCGTCGAACCCCAGCGGCAAGGTCTTCACGCTCGCAGAACTCGAGTGGATGGCCGATTTCGCGCAACGTCACGACCTCTTCGTCTTCACCGATGAGATGTACGAGTACTTCATCTACGACGGCGCGCAGCATCAGTCTCTCGCGGCTCTGCCAGGGATGGCCGAACGCACCATCACCATCTCCGGCTTCTCAAAAACGTTCTCGGTGACGGGCTGGCGTCTCGGATACCTCACCGCCGATGCACGCTGGCTCGGAGCTATCGGCTACTTCCACGACCTCACCTATGTGTGTGCGCCCTCGCCGCTCCAGCATGGAGCCGCGGCAGGTCTGCTGTCACTTCCGCAGAGCTTCTACCAAGGTCTCGCGGCCGAGTATCAGGAGAAGCGCGATCGCGTTTGCTCCGTGCTGCGTCAGGTGGGGCTCACGCCCATCACGCCAGCGGGAGCCTATTACATCCTCGCCGACGCGTCACAACTCGCGGGCGAAGATGCCCGCGCGAAAGCGCGCACACTGCTCGCAGAGACAGGAGTCGCCACCGTTGCCGGATCGGCGTTCTTCGGGCAGGACGGCGACGGCAGGAACCGCGGCGAAGCGTTGCTGCGATTCTGCTTCGCGAAGAAGCAGACTGAGTTGGAAGATGCCTGTGTGCGCCTGCTGCAGTGGAAGTCCGAACGCTGA
- a CDS encoding serine/threonine-protein kinase, protein MVPQVGQKIGPYEILGRLGTGGMGLVFSAWDARLQRDVAIKILREEYASTEMRSRFLQEARAASGLNHPNICTIFDIGEQEGDPFLVMELLKGETLRTRINAGDIQLREMIRVGTEASDALSLAHARGIVHRDIKPANLILVDRPGGGFQTKVLDFGLAKVEAYGESIFDLTHTGTTVGTVAYMSPEQARGEALDARSDLFSLGVILYEMATGTVPFRGATSALVFVELLSNPPQPIRELVPNFPQDLEAIILKMLEKERADRYQNAEEVIEALTSVPYAGSAAARRPQADGPTPMLERPPLPLDAPLPVSSRQVPIAGSPEAATSSEPPAARSLRPIPRTSQSSSVHRVAAAPSESSTKVPLSADEQFLRPVKRIATDESSRWLTAAAPEARPAEPEAPKSEPESAPAKETPAKNWLVPEPAEPSYEGRDERFPSESRPIVPQSSRKPSHHSIPSISFPRGASAHPRPAPRFSRLEEVLPEEKNDPPSAPIVAVAAEDSGSKYVWMWGVAAVLVIVAGITAWKVLIAGKAATVNQRVIPIALVATNNSTGDAVLDGAVSAGVTFNLQQSPQFIVEEESKLLQGLLKSGISTFAAASLDDLRRGAREIQATELLIPEVRRNGNAYTLVLSVVSVENGSELLHVEETAQSREQIVDAIDRAVIDLRTASGEASDAVTQSSTPLAREGSSNLDALNAYTQGTMTAARGALTTAITSLDHATTSDPHFVRAWLQLAQIYRDQRSPAAAASAATAAQASSAQSSPRLQQAAAASVALNASGNLGAAISAAQQMLTAFPNGVRARTYMGAAQLEQGRFPEAFDTASAALTREPTNVEALRIAALAMIAQQRFEAAAPLINQAGNHGDALPEWKLLLQWLQNNMKLPDGSIQPANERIALSAMQAALEDASGNSRAAREMWQSLALEIGTHPQLFSAAGEVLAQEALEAALVEDCGVVPAIAGSAENYPLGASARFRVGLASALCGQLDRADKSLSELTSSFPQSSAVQDQYSPELKAVIQWKRGNAQAGLQTLLNTRQADMSSFTPYLRGLIHLRSGQSRDAVTDFELLLQHSGSTVLVLPMMYPLAQLGLARAYAASGDHGNSASAYAAFLTIYSQAAPNSALATEARNSAVQ, encoded by the coding sequence ATGGTTCCTCAAGTAGGGCAGAAGATTGGGCCATACGAAATTCTGGGACGTCTAGGGACCGGTGGTATGGGTCTCGTATTCTCTGCCTGGGACGCTCGCCTGCAGCGTGACGTCGCCATCAAGATTCTGCGCGAGGAGTATGCGTCCACCGAGATGCGCTCGCGCTTTCTGCAGGAAGCCCGCGCGGCCTCCGGCCTGAATCACCCCAACATTTGCACCATCTTCGACATCGGCGAGCAGGAAGGCGACCCCTTCCTCGTGATGGAGCTGCTCAAGGGAGAGACGCTTCGGACGCGCATCAACGCTGGCGATATCCAGCTGCGCGAAATGATCCGCGTCGGTACGGAAGCCTCGGACGCACTCTCGTTGGCACATGCACGCGGCATCGTTCATCGCGACATCAAGCCTGCCAATCTGATTCTTGTGGACCGCCCGGGTGGCGGGTTTCAGACGAAGGTTCTGGACTTTGGACTGGCCAAGGTGGAAGCGTACGGTGAGTCGATCTTTGACCTGACCCACACCGGCACCACCGTCGGCACCGTCGCCTATATGTCGCCCGAGCAGGCTCGTGGTGAAGCGCTCGATGCGCGCTCGGATCTCTTCTCGCTCGGCGTGATCCTTTACGAGATGGCCACGGGTACGGTGCCGTTTCGTGGCGCGACCAGCGCGCTCGTTTTCGTGGAGCTGCTCTCGAACCCGCCGCAGCCCATTCGCGAGCTGGTGCCGAACTTCCCGCAGGACCTCGAAGCGATCATCCTGAAGATGCTCGAGAAAGAGCGCGCGGACCGCTACCAGAATGCAGAGGAAGTGATCGAAGCGTTGACGTCGGTGCCCTATGCCGGCTCTGCTGCGGCTCGTCGTCCGCAGGCGGACGGACCGACGCCTATGCTCGAGCGTCCTCCACTGCCGCTGGATGCGCCGCTGCCGGTGAGCAGTCGTCAGGTGCCGATCGCGGGCTCCCCCGAAGCAGCGACATCGAGCGAGCCGCCCGCCGCCCGCAGTCTGCGCCCCATTCCACGCACTTCGCAGAGCTCCAGCGTGCATCGCGTTGCCGCAGCTCCCTCGGAGTCGTCCACAAAGGTGCCGTTGTCGGCTGATGAGCAATTTCTGCGGCCCGTGAAACGGATCGCCACTGACGAAAGCTCGCGTTGGCTGACGGCCGCCGCGCCCGAGGCGCGTCCAGCTGAACCCGAGGCTCCGAAGAGCGAACCTGAGTCTGCACCTGCGAAGGAGACGCCCGCGAAGAACTGGCTCGTGCCGGAGCCTGCCGAGCCGTCGTATGAAGGCCGCGATGAACGCTTTCCGTCCGAGTCGCGTCCCATCGTTCCGCAGTCGTCGCGTAAGCCGTCGCATCATTCGATTCCGTCGATCAGTTTCCCGCGTGGGGCATCCGCGCATCCGCGGCCGGCGCCGCGCTTCTCGCGGCTCGAAGAGGTGTTGCCGGAAGAGAAGAACGATCCGCCTTCTGCCCCGATCGTCGCAGTCGCTGCGGAGGACTCCGGCTCGAAGTATGTGTGGATGTGGGGCGTCGCCGCGGTGCTTGTTATCGTTGCCGGTATCACTGCCTGGAAGGTGCTGATCGCAGGCAAGGCCGCGACGGTGAATCAACGCGTGATCCCCATCGCGTTGGTCGCGACGAACAACTCCACCGGAGATGCGGTGCTCGACGGCGCGGTAAGCGCTGGAGTGACGTTCAACCTGCAGCAGTCTCCGCAGTTCATCGTAGAAGAGGAATCGAAGCTGCTGCAAGGCTTGCTGAAGTCCGGCATCTCGACCTTCGCCGCAGCATCGCTCGATGATCTGCGGCGAGGTGCTCGCGAGATCCAGGCTACAGAACTGCTGATCCCCGAGGTGCGCCGCAACGGTAACGCATACACGCTGGTTCTGAGCGTCGTCTCGGTGGAGAACGGCTCGGAACTGCTGCATGTGGAAGAGACGGCACAGAGCCGCGAGCAGATCGTGGATGCGATCGACCGCGCCGTTATCGATCTTCGCACCGCTTCCGGAGAGGCGAGCGACGCGGTGACACAGTCGTCCACGCCTCTGGCACGTGAGGGCAGCAGCAACCTCGACGCGTTGAATGCCTACACGCAGGGAACCATGACGGCTGCACGCGGAGCGTTGACGACGGCGATCACTTCGCTCGACCACGCGACGACCTCGGATCCGCACTTCGTTCGCGCGTGGCTTCAACTAGCGCAGATCTATCGCGACCAGCGATCGCCAGCGGCCGCAGCGTCGGCGGCCACGGCTGCGCAAGCTTCCAGTGCACAGTCTTCTCCGCGCTTGCAGCAGGCGGCGGCAGCTTCGGTCGCACTCAACGCGAGCGGAAACCTCGGCGCGGCGATCAGCGCAGCGCAACAGATGTTGACGGCGTTCCCCAACGGTGTGCGCGCTCGCACGTATATGGGAGCTGCTCAGCTTGAGCAGGGACGTTTCCCCGAAGCTTTTGACACGGCCAGCGCAGCGTTGACGCGTGAGCCTACGAACGTGGAGGCGCTGCGCATCGCGGCACTCGCCATGATCGCGCAACAGCGGTTTGAGGCTGCGGCCCCGCTGATCAATCAAGCAGGGAACCACGGTGATGCTTTGCCGGAGTGGAAGCTTTTGCTGCAGTGGTTGCAGAACAACATGAAGTTGCCCGACGGCTCCATTCAGCCGGCCAACGAGCGCATTGCGCTCTCTGCAATGCAGGCGGCGCTGGAAGATGCCTCCGGGAACTCACGCGCGGCCCGCGAGATGTGGCAGAGCCTCGCACTGGAGATCGGCACGCACCCACAGCTCTTCTCCGCCGCGGGTGAGGTGCTCGCACAGGAAGCGCTTGAGGCTGCGCTGGTTGAGGATTGTGGCGTTGTCCCAGCGATCGCTGGCAGCGCAGAGAACTACCCGCTGGGCGCTTCGGCTCGCTTCAGGGTCGGTCTAGCCAGCGCACTCTGCGGTCAGCTTGATCGCGCAGACAAGTCCTTGAGCGAGCTGACGAGCAGCTTTCCTCAAAGCAGCGCGGTGCAGGACCAGTACAGCCCTGAGTTGAAGGCAGTGATTCAGTGGAAGCGCGGCAACGCTCAGGCCGGACTGCAAACGCTGCTCAACACGCGTCAGGCCGACATGAGTTCGTTCACGCCGTATCTGCGCGGACTGATCCACTTGCGTTCCGGCCAGTCACGCGACGCGGTCACGGACTTTGAGCTGTTGCTGCAACATAGCGGCAGCACCGTGCTCGTGTTGCCCATGATGTATCCGCTCGCACAGCTTGGACTAGCGCGTGCGTACGCCGCGAGCGGTGATCATGGAAATAGCGCATCCGCGTATGCAGCGTTTCTGACGATCTACTCCCAGGCCGCGCCGAACTCCGCCCTTGCGACCGAAGCGCGCAACAGCGCCGTGCAGTAG
- a CDS encoding HAD family hydrolase, which translates to MQEPSTQRAERLTLLFDADDTLWQNSIYFEQAIAAFISYLDHRVHTAEEVREHLNLCERATIREHGYGLRSFRRSLTQCFEQLSDGPLTPEKQERILAFANSIAEQEIELLPDVDVTLRELATRHRLIVVTKGATDEQTDKLERSGLGAHFEAIEVLGEKDEAAYRRVAAKYACDPNTTWMIGNSPKSDINPALAAGLNAVFIPHDFTWVLEHEVLNQAQAPSQMMELPRFAELVRYF; encoded by the coding sequence ATGCAGGAGCCTTCAACGCAGCGCGCGGAACGACTGACTCTCCTTTTCGACGCCGACGACACGCTCTGGCAGAACAGCATTTACTTCGAGCAAGCGATTGCGGCGTTCATCTCCTATCTGGATCACCGCGTGCACACCGCCGAGGAAGTCCGCGAGCATTTGAACCTCTGTGAGCGCGCGACCATCCGCGAACATGGCTACGGGCTGAGAAGCTTTCGCCGCTCGCTAACGCAGTGTTTCGAGCAGCTGAGTGATGGCCCGCTGACGCCCGAGAAGCAGGAACGTATTCTCGCGTTTGCGAACTCGATCGCCGAGCAGGAGATCGAGCTTTTGCCCGATGTCGACGTCACGCTCAGAGAACTTGCCACACGCCATCGACTCATCGTGGTGACCAAGGGCGCGACCGACGAGCAGACGGACAAGCTCGAACGCTCCGGCCTCGGCGCGCACTTTGAAGCAATCGAAGTCCTCGGCGAAAAGGATGAAGCGGCTTACCGCCGGGTCGCCGCGAAGTACGCGTGTGATCCAAACACGACCTGGATGATCGGCAACTCGCCGAAGTCGGACATCAATCCCGCGCTCGCTGCCGGACTGAATGCGGTCTTCATCCCGCACGACTTCACCTGGGTGCTGGAACACGAAGTGCTCAATCAGGCACAGGCACCCAGCCAGATGATGGAACTCCCGAGGTTTGCGGAACTGGTGCGATACTTCTAG
- a CDS encoding tetratricopeptide repeat protein: MRNLCLALLLSGSLLSPAQQPTTPLTSEQQALFDAAKKDFGEHHPDAALVKMKQLVALRPEDATVVKGTAETAVTAGDTSYAITLLKPWTAAHSEDYAALELLARAYAESGQKAERDQTVAAVLALHAKTTDPRFQRADRFLLERIKVTNELHLDLFYALVPFSPYKIHVLGRLADARNALALQITLESADGDQPLFARQHPELASKGIRAYSLDAYKNNAPAADGSLTQTHYTFALLDGDPGYDATRQRMLDIATGKASPMSSRSGIPVPKN; encoded by the coding sequence GTGCGAAATCTTTGCCTTGCGCTTCTTCTCAGTGGATCGCTGCTCAGCCCAGCACAACAGCCGACAACACCGCTTACCAGCGAGCAGCAGGCCCTGTTCGATGCAGCGAAGAAGGACTTCGGCGAGCATCATCCCGACGCGGCCTTGGTGAAGATGAAGCAGCTTGTCGCGCTACGGCCCGAGGATGCGACCGTGGTGAAAGGCACAGCAGAAACTGCCGTCACCGCAGGCGATACCAGCTACGCGATCACGCTCCTCAAGCCGTGGACCGCAGCTCATAGCGAGGACTATGCCGCGTTGGAGCTGCTCGCGCGTGCCTATGCGGAGAGCGGCCAGAAGGCGGAACGCGATCAGACCGTCGCTGCGGTACTCGCGCTTCATGCGAAGACCACGGACCCGCGATTCCAGCGGGCGGACCGCTTCCTGCTGGAGCGCATCAAGGTCACGAACGAGCTACACCTCGACCTCTTCTATGCGCTTGTGCCCTTCAGCCCATACAAGATCCATGTGCTCGGCCGGCTCGCAGACGCACGCAACGCTTTGGCGCTGCAGATCACGCTCGAAAGCGCCGACGGAGACCAGCCACTCTTTGCCAGGCAACATCCCGAGCTTGCCAGCAAGGGCATTCGCGCATACTCCCTGGACGCCTACAAGAACAACGCCCCCGCAGCCGATGGATCGCTCACGCAGACGCACTACACCTTTGCGTTGCTGGATGGCGATCCCGGCTACGATGCGACTCGCCAGAGAATGCTCGATATCGCCACAGGAAAGGCTTCGCCGATGTCTTCGCGAAGCGGCATTCCTGTGCCGAAGAACTAG